From a single Prosthecobacter sp. genomic region:
- a CDS encoding metallophosphoesterase family protein — translation MPILVSDDAPDIHTSRVRLSPRERTRGRTLVIGDIHGCSTALELMLEELSPQSDDVVVTLGDYVDRGPDTRGVLHHLLELEKQTQLIPLLGNHEILMLDARNNHVDSDSWYGVGGRQTMQSYGCMDAPDWNAIPQEHWDFLSQRLRRWHVTDTHIFAHANVNAMLPMPDQSDDWLFWRRFDDSHPHFSGKTLICGHTAQKDGLPRIWPGRICLDTWVYGEGWLTALDVGTETFVQTSQRGEVRRLRFDEVRMLTEKE, via the coding sequence ATGCCCATTCTGGTCAGCGACGACGCCCCCGACATCCACACGTCGAGGGTTCGATTGTCCCCACGTGAACGCACCCGCGGGCGCACCCTGGTCATTGGCGACATCCATGGCTGTTCGACGGCGCTGGAACTGATGCTGGAGGAGCTGTCACCTCAGAGTGATGACGTCGTTGTGACTTTGGGCGACTATGTGGACCGTGGACCGGACACACGCGGCGTGCTGCACCACCTGCTGGAACTGGAAAAGCAGACCCAGCTCATCCCGTTGCTCGGCAACCACGAAATCCTCATGCTCGACGCCCGCAACAACCACGTCGATTCCGATTCCTGGTACGGCGTGGGTGGTCGGCAGACGATGCAGTCCTACGGTTGCATGGATGCTCCTGACTGGAACGCCATCCCGCAGGAGCACTGGGACTTTCTCAGCCAGCGCCTCCGCCGCTGGCATGTGACGGACACCCACATCTTCGCCCACGCCAATGTGAACGCCATGCTCCCCATGCCGGATCAAAGCGATGACTGGCTGTTCTGGCGGCGGTTTGATGACTCTCATCCGCATTTCTCCGGCAAGACACTGATCTGCGGCCACACCGCGCAGAAAGACGGCCTGCCCCGCATCTGGCCCGGCCGCATCTGCCTCGACACCTGGGTGTATGGCGAAGGCTGGCTCACGGCGCTGGATGTCGGCACGGAGACCTTTGTGCAGACCAGCCAGCGTGGCGAAGTGCGGCGCCTCCGTTTCGACGAGGTTCGCATGCTCACGGAAAAAGAATGA
- a CDS encoding ABC transporter ATP-binding protein, giving the protein MPRHQQTLDQKPPKHALAATQPIFEARGLRKVYHTGELDVVALQGVDLDFHPGELVVLLGASGSGKSTLLNILGGLDIPTAGTLRYKGWDLSGGGERTLTQFRRNCVGFVFQFYNLIPSLTARENVALITDIAPDPMKPEDALDRVGLSHRLDHFPSQLSGGEQQRVAIARAIAKKPEVLLCDEPTGALDVTTGITVLEAIERINRELGTLTVVITHNAAMAAMADRVLHLSDGHIVKEIHNEQRVDVTTLQW; this is encoded by the coding sequence ATGCCCCGCCACCAGCAGACCCTCGATCAAAAACCTCCCAAACACGCGCTCGCTGCCACCCAGCCGATCTTTGAGGCCCGGGGATTGCGCAAAGTGTATCACACAGGCGAGCTCGATGTGGTGGCGCTGCAGGGCGTCGATCTCGATTTCCACCCCGGGGAGCTGGTGGTGCTGCTCGGTGCCTCCGGCAGTGGCAAATCCACGCTGCTGAACATCCTGGGCGGGCTGGACATCCCCACGGCGGGAACCTTGCGCTACAAGGGCTGGGATCTTTCCGGCGGCGGCGAACGCACGTTGACCCAGTTCCGCCGCAACTGCGTTGGCTTCGTGTTCCAGTTCTACAACCTCATCCCCAGCCTCACCGCTCGCGAAAACGTCGCCCTCATCACCGACATCGCCCCGGACCCGATGAAGCCGGAGGATGCGTTAGATCGTGTCGGCCTCAGCCATCGGCTCGATCATTTCCCGTCGCAGCTCAGCGGCGGCGAGCAGCAGCGTGTGGCCATCGCCCGTGCCATCGCCAAAAAACCCGAGGTCCTGCTCTGTGACGAACCGACCGGCGCTCTCGATGTGACCACCGGCATCACTGTTCTGGAGGCCATTGAGCGCATCAATCGCGAACTCGGGACACTGACCGTCGTCATCACCCACAATGCCGCCATGGCCGCCATGGCCGACCGCGTGCTGCATCTGTCCGACGGTCACATCGTCAAGGAAATCCACAACGAGCAGCGCGTGGACGTGACGACCTTGCAGTGGTGA
- a CDS encoding DsrE/DsrF/DrsH-like family protein — MSDDKQPIKKISIIVSRGSLDGIYPALIMANGARMEGIEASLFFTFFGLNALANKTLDHLKVATVGNSALNMAMPMLGLPMTIPFPTVMGAIPGVSAFATHLMNKEMEKLDIPPVREFLELISDSGGKIYACKLAMDMFKLKKEDLMDRVDGVLTVGQFYEESAGVGTHILFT; from the coding sequence ATGTCCGACGACAAACAACCCATCAAGAAAATATCCATCATCGTGAGCCGAGGCTCGCTGGATGGGATTTACCCGGCGCTGATCATGGCGAATGGCGCGCGCATGGAGGGCATCGAAGCGTCGCTGTTTTTCACGTTCTTCGGCCTGAACGCGCTGGCAAACAAGACGCTCGACCATTTAAAAGTCGCCACCGTCGGTAACTCCGCGCTGAATATGGCCATGCCCATGCTTGGCCTGCCGATGACGATCCCCTTCCCAACGGTGATGGGCGCGATTCCAGGTGTGTCGGCTTTTGCCACGCATCTCATGAACAAGGAGATGGAAAAACTCGACATCCCGCCCGTGCGCGAGTTCTTGGAACTCATCTCCGACTCCGGCGGCAAGATCTATGCCTGCAAGCTGGCGATGGACATGTTCAAGCTGAAGAAGGAAGACCTCATGGACCGCGTCGATGGCGTGCTGACCGTGGGCCAGTTTTACGAGGAGTCAGCCGGAGTGGGAACGCACATCCTTTTCACCTGA
- a CDS encoding TusE/DsrC/DsvC family sulfur relay protein, with protein MKKTIAGSEIDVNEEGYLTNASQWNEAIAAAIAVEESVGPLTDAHMKVIRYLREQQAKGAALTIRGMGKSGVVTTKELYDLFPGGPLKKSSKIAGIPKPVGCI; from the coding sequence ATGAAAAAGACCATCGCAGGAAGTGAAATCGACGTAAATGAGGAAGGCTACCTCACCAACGCGTCACAATGGAACGAAGCCATCGCCGCCGCCATCGCAGTAGAGGAAAGTGTGGGGCCGCTGACGGACGCGCACATGAAAGTCATCCGCTACCTGCGCGAGCAGCAGGCCAAGGGCGCGGCGCTCACGATCCGCGGCATGGGCAAGAGCGGCGTGGTGACGACGAAGGAGTTGTACGATCTGTTCCCCGGCGGGCCGCTGAAGAAGTCCTCGAAGATCGCCGGCATTCCAAAACCAGTTGGCTGCATCTGA
- a CDS encoding FAD/NAD(P)-binding oxidoreductase codes for MSKHLLILGGGTAGTMMANHLRRRLPASEWRMTVVDRSEKHLYQPGFLFLPFGKYEESDIIRQTRDFMPRDVEFIQAEVDQITPENHAVALKDGRELTYDLLIVATGCRTAPEETAGMLGPKWHVNVHDFYTLDGARALRDKLADFQGGRVVVHINEMPIKCPVAPLEFTFLADTFFREKGIRDKVTLTYVTPLSGAFTKPKASKKLGHLLGDKGIELVTDFVAEKVDQENNKLVCFDGREVPYDLLVTIPTNMGDEAVRRSALGDDLDYIPTHKHTLQSLKYSDVFVIGDATNLPSSKAGSVVHFESETLADNVLLYIQGKPLKEEFDGHSNCFIESGNGKALLIDFNYEYEPHEGNFPFAFGPMKLLEESRLNHFGKLAFRHVYWNVLLKGWPLPGISRQKKKPAFAE; via the coding sequence ATGAGCAAGCATTTACTGATCCTCGGCGGCGGCACCGCTGGCACCATGATGGCGAACCATCTGCGCCGACGCCTGCCCGCGTCTGAATGGCGCATGACGGTGGTGGATCGCTCGGAGAAGCATCTCTACCAGCCGGGGTTTTTGTTTCTGCCCTTCGGCAAGTATGAAGAGAGCGACATCATCCGGCAGACGCGGGACTTCATGCCGCGTGATGTCGAGTTCATCCAGGCGGAGGTGGATCAGATCACACCCGAGAATCATGCGGTGGCACTGAAGGACGGGCGTGAGTTGACATATGACCTCCTCATTGTCGCCACCGGCTGCCGCACGGCCCCGGAGGAGACCGCAGGCATGCTGGGGCCGAAGTGGCATGTGAACGTGCATGATTTCTACACGCTGGATGGAGCGCGGGCTCTGCGTGACAAACTGGCGGACTTCCAAGGCGGTCGCGTGGTGGTGCATATCAACGAAATGCCGATCAAATGCCCGGTGGCCCCGCTGGAGTTCACCTTCCTTGCCGACACATTTTTCCGGGAGAAAGGCATCCGCGACAAGGTCACACTGACCTATGTGACGCCGCTGTCGGGAGCCTTCACGAAGCCGAAGGCGTCGAAAAAGCTCGGACATCTGCTCGGAGACAAAGGGATCGAGCTGGTGACAGATTTCGTGGCCGAGAAGGTCGATCAGGAGAACAACAAACTGGTCTGCTTCGACGGCCGCGAGGTGCCCTACGACCTGCTGGTAACGATCCCGACGAACATGGGTGATGAAGCCGTGCGCCGCTCGGCGCTGGGCGATGACTTGGACTACATCCCCACGCACAAACACACGCTGCAATCGCTCAAGTATTCCGATGTCTTCGTGATTGGCGATGCGACCAACCTGCCCTCCTCGAAAGCCGGTTCCGTGGTGCATTTTGAAAGCGAGACACTGGCAGATAATGTGCTGCTCTACATCCAAGGCAAGCCGCTGAAGGAGGAGTTCGACGGCCACTCGAATTGCTTCATCGAATCCGGCAACGGCAAGGCGTTGCTCATCGACTTCAACTACGAGTATGAACCGCATGAAGGGAATTTTCCCTTCGCTTTCGGCCCCATGAAGCTGCTCGAAGAGTCCCGCCTCAACCACTTCGGCAAGTTGGCCTTCCGGCATGTGTATTGGAACGTCCTGCTGAAAGGCTGGCCGCTGCCGGGCATCAGCCGACAGAAGAAAAAGCCCGCGTTCGCGGAATGA
- the trxA gene encoding thioredoxin gives MSHHLESDERGIILPCPTCGTANRIAYAKVSQQGRCGTCKADLPLVAAPVEMTSPAAFAALISQSPLPVVIDFWAAWCGPCQMMAPEFAKAAAQAAGEALFIKVNTDEQQQIASQFRIQGIPAFALMCNGKVTAQTSGFQPAARLLAWMRQS, from the coding sequence ATGAGCCATCACCTCGAATCCGACGAACGCGGCATCATCCTGCCCTGTCCCACCTGCGGCACCGCCAACCGCATCGCCTACGCCAAAGTCAGCCAGCAAGGCCGCTGTGGCACCTGCAAAGCCGACCTGCCCTTGGTCGCGGCTCCGGTCGAAATGACCAGCCCCGCCGCCTTTGCCGCGCTCATCTCTCAAAGCCCGCTGCCCGTCGTGATCGACTTCTGGGCCGCTTGGTGCGGCCCCTGCCAGATGATGGCCCCCGAGTTCGCCAAAGCCGCCGCCCAAGCCGCTGGCGAGGCCCTCTTCATCAAAGTGAACACCGACGAGCAGCAGCAAATCGCCAGTCAGTTCCGCATCCAGGGCATCCCCGCCTTCGCGCTGATGTGCAACGGCAAAGTCACCGCTCAAACGAGCGGCTTCCAGCCTGCAGCACGACTGCTGGCCTGGATGCGGCAGAGTTGA
- a CDS encoding Fic family protein: MSPVLPDSIPISAEMLRLVSEIDEFKGHWRTWQSLTPDRLQGLRRVATIESIGSSTRIEGSRLSDREVEALLGRLETKSFATRDEQEVAGYAFVMEQVFAHFSEIPLTANMLKQLHRDLLQYSIKDERHRGEWKSLPNHVAAFDADGRELGIVFETSSPFDTPAHMDALLDWHRRAEADTGLHPLLRIGIFVVVFLAVHPFQDGNGRLSRILTTLLLLRAGYGHVPYSSLESIVEQNKEAYYLALRRTQTTWRESSADWPAWLMFFLRSIRHQITRLQQRLDANRPQLSPLARQLAALFETRETLTNAEAVTLTGANRSTLKAKFTELISAGLVEAHGKGRGVFYARKLS, from the coding sequence ATGTCCCCGGTCCTGCCAGATTCCATCCCCATCTCTGCCGAGATGCTACGGCTCGTCAGTGAGATCGACGAGTTCAAGGGGCATTGGCGCACCTGGCAGTCGCTCACGCCCGACCGTCTCCAAGGCCTGCGCCGCGTCGCCACCATTGAGAGCATCGGTTCCTCCACCCGCATCGAGGGCTCACGCCTCAGCGACCGCGAGGTCGAGGCGTTGCTAGGCCGCCTGGAGACAAAATCCTTCGCCACACGCGATGAGCAGGAAGTCGCTGGCTACGCCTTCGTCATGGAGCAGGTCTTTGCGCACTTCAGCGAGATCCCGCTCACCGCAAACATGCTGAAGCAACTCCATCGCGACCTCCTTCAATACAGCATCAAAGACGAGCGCCATCGCGGCGAGTGGAAGTCCCTGCCGAACCACGTCGCCGCCTTCGATGCCGATGGCCGCGAGCTGGGCATCGTCTTCGAGACCTCCAGCCCCTTCGACACGCCCGCTCACATGGACGCCCTCCTCGACTGGCATCGCCGCGCCGAGGCCGACACCGGTCTGCACCCGCTGCTGCGCATCGGCATCTTTGTGGTCGTCTTCCTCGCCGTGCATCCCTTTCAGGATGGCAATGGCCGCCTCTCTCGCATCCTCACGACGCTGCTGCTGCTTCGCGCCGGTTACGGCCATGTGCCCTACAGCTCGCTGGAGAGCATCGTCGAGCAAAACAAAGAAGCCTACTACCTCGCCCTCCGCCGCACGCAGACCACATGGCGCGAAAGCAGCGCCGACTGGCCTGCCTGGCTCATGTTCTTCCTCCGCAGCATCCGCCACCAGATCACCCGCCTCCAGCAGCGCCTCGACGCCAACCGCCCACAGCTCTCCCCGCTCGCCCGTCAACTCGCCGCTCTCTTCGAGACGAGAGAAACCCTCACCAACGCCGAAGCCGTCACCCTCACCGGTGCCAACCGCTCCACGCTCAAAGCGAAGTTTACGGAGCTTATTTCCGCCGGGCTCGTTGAAGCGCACGGGAAGGGACGCGGAGTGTTTTATGCGAGGAAACTTTCGTAG
- a CDS encoding ABC transporter ATP-binding protein, with amino-acid sequence MSTPAIEVQHLRKVYGSGHTEVIAIRDATLSIARGEIVGMLGPSGSGKSTILTAMALINPPTSGQVAINGTPVLDGSKALVDLRAFRRQHLGFVFQKANLIPFLTALENVQIALEVNDTAPKAARQRAMELLDYLGVAERANNLPVALSGGEQQRVAVARALANNPSLILADEPTAALDSHRGRQVMELFAKVAHERNAGVLVVTHDHRTLDVFDRIVDVEDGGITERPLLPPK; translated from the coding sequence ATGAGCACGCCCGCCATCGAAGTCCAGCATCTGCGCAAAGTGTATGGCAGCGGCCACACCGAAGTCATCGCCATCCGCGATGCCACGCTGAGCATCGCACGCGGCGAGATCGTCGGCATGCTCGGCCCCAGCGGTAGCGGCAAATCGACCATCCTCACCGCCATGGCGCTGATCAATCCGCCCACCTCCGGCCAGGTCGCCATCAACGGCACGCCCGTGCTCGATGGATCAAAAGCGCTCGTCGATCTGCGCGCCTTCCGCCGCCAGCACCTCGGCTTCGTGTTTCAAAAAGCAAATTTGATCCCCTTCCTCACCGCCTTGGAAAACGTGCAGATCGCCCTCGAAGTGAACGACACCGCGCCCAAGGCCGCGCGTCAACGCGCCATGGAGTTGCTCGACTACCTCGGCGTCGCCGAGCGTGCCAATAACCTCCCCGTCGCCTTGTCCGGCGGCGAGCAGCAGCGCGTCGCCGTGGCCCGCGCTCTCGCGAACAATCCCAGCCTCATCCTCGCCGACGAACCCACCGCCGCTCTCGACAGTCATCGCGGCCGGCAGGTGATGGAACTCTTCGCCAAAGTCGCCCACGAGCGCAACGCCGGCGTCCTCGTCGTCACCCACGACCACCGCACGCTCGATGTCTTCGACCGCATCGTAGATGTCGAAGACGGCGGCATCACCGAGCGTCCCCTTTTGCCGCCGAAGTGA
- a CDS encoding ABC transporter permease: MNLAVRDIRHNAGRFVFTTVGIGLLLMIVMGMGGIYRGLIHEATLLVDRVGADLWVVQGSTRGPFAEISRISASLEDRVRAVPGVARARRFVSHTIQRVHRGRPLRMVVQGLSWPDDRGGWIPLVAGRALRQAHYEMIADVSLRLPLGEKITLGKDAYEVVGHTQGMVGSSGDGLAFFTVSDALAIQFDVPGEAVRLERAARRARLENIEIGRLQPLLLDRAAGPSSSIPALSKPQVSAVLVSLHPGADAAAVRATLGNWPDITVYSTQEQKDLLLSGMVDKAKRQLGLFRVLLIIISTIIIALIIYTLTLDKIRDIALLKLIGARNRVIGGLILQQSLLMGAFGYVLAWWIGQFAFPRFPRLVVIETTDLISLGFIVLVISTLASLLGIWKALRVEPNTVLSA, from the coding sequence ATGAACCTCGCCGTCCGCGACATCCGGCACAACGCGGGCCGTTTTGTGTTCACCACGGTGGGCATCGGGCTGCTGCTCATGATCGTGATGGGCATGGGCGGCATCTATCGCGGACTCATTCATGAGGCCACGCTGCTGGTGGATCGCGTGGGCGCGGATCTGTGGGTCGTGCAGGGCAGCACGCGCGGGCCGTTCGCGGAGATCTCGCGGATTTCAGCCAGCCTGGAGGATCGCGTGCGCGCTGTGCCGGGCGTGGCGAGAGCGCGGCGCTTCGTGTCGCACACCATCCAGCGTGTGCATCGCGGCAGGCCGCTGCGCATGGTGGTGCAGGGGCTTTCGTGGCCTGATGATCGTGGCGGGTGGATTCCGCTCGTGGCGGGGCGCGCACTGCGGCAGGCGCACTATGAAATGATCGCCGATGTGTCGCTGCGGCTGCCGCTTGGAGAAAAAATCACGTTAGGCAAAGACGCGTATGAAGTCGTGGGACACACACAGGGCATGGTCGGCTCCAGCGGTGATGGACTGGCGTTTTTCACCGTGAGTGATGCGCTGGCGATTCAATTCGATGTGCCCGGCGAGGCCGTGCGTTTGGAACGCGCGGCGCGGCGTGCGCGATTGGAAAACATCGAGATCGGCCGTCTGCAACCGCTGCTGCTCGACCGCGCGGCCGGGCCATCGAGCAGCATCCCCGCGCTGTCGAAGCCGCAGGTCAGCGCCGTGCTCGTCAGCCTGCATCCGGGCGCGGATGCTGCCGCAGTGCGCGCCACGCTGGGCAACTGGCCGGACATCACGGTGTATTCCACGCAGGAGCAAAAAGACCTGCTGCTCTCCGGCATGGTGGACAAGGCGAAGCGTCAGCTCGGCCTCTTCCGCGTGCTGCTCATCATCATCTCCACCATCATCATCGCGCTCATCATTTACACGCTCACGCTCGACAAGATCCGCGACATCGCGCTGCTGAAGCTCATCGGCGCGCGCAACCGCGTCATCGGCGGCCTCATACTCCAGCAATCGCTGCTCATGGGCGCTTTTGGTTATGTGCTCGCCTGGTGGATCGGCCAGTTCGCCTTCCCGCGCTTCCCACGGCTCGTCGTCATCGAAACGACGGACCTGATTTCGCTCGGCTTCATCGTCCTCGTCATCTCCACGCTCGCCAGCCTGCTCGGCATCTGGAAAGCCCTGCGCGTGGAGCCCAACACCGTCCTCTCCGCATGA
- a CDS encoding HlyD family efflux transporter periplasmic adaptor subunit gives MKLPSLLRRILPWLIVAGIAGFAVYKLNVKPAEVIVANVAQNTNADEVMGTGTLEARVKTTVSARIQERLAEVLVDQGDKVKAGQLLARLDDAEIKQQVAIAEATLAAARQTAERVSADLARSEAVLAQARLDHKRLMGLLASNAVSQMDTDKAVEALHVAEADLKRSNAAIAEAQGQVLVAEKTLLYRKEQMAFTQIHAPYDGLIIRRDRDPGDMLVPGGALMEIISLDEIWVSAWVDETAISKVAAGQMARIVFRSESDKNYPGMVSRIGRETDRETREFLVDVRVNELPKNWTIGQRAEVYIQTEQARP, from the coding sequence ATGAAACTCCCATCTCTTCTCCGCCGCATCCTGCCATGGCTCATCGTGGCGGGGATCGCGGGCTTCGCGGTTTATAAACTCAACGTTAAACCTGCCGAGGTCATCGTGGCGAACGTGGCTCAAAACACCAACGCCGATGAAGTCATGGGCACGGGCACACTGGAGGCGCGGGTGAAGACGACGGTGAGCGCACGCATTCAGGAGCGGCTGGCGGAAGTGCTGGTGGATCAGGGTGACAAGGTGAAGGCGGGGCAACTGCTCGCGCGGCTGGATGATGCGGAGATCAAGCAGCAGGTGGCCATCGCGGAGGCGACGCTGGCGGCGGCGCGACAAACGGCGGAGCGTGTGAGCGCGGATCTGGCACGCTCGGAAGCGGTGCTGGCGCAGGCGCGGCTGGATCACAAGCGTTTGATGGGCCTGCTGGCCTCCAACGCGGTCTCGCAGATGGACACGGACAAAGCGGTCGAGGCGCTGCATGTGGCGGAGGCGGATCTGAAGCGATCAAACGCGGCCATTGCGGAGGCGCAGGGCCAAGTGCTGGTGGCGGAGAAGACGCTGCTGTATCGCAAGGAGCAGATGGCCTTCACGCAGATTCACGCGCCTTATGACGGGCTCATCATCCGGCGTGATCGCGATCCGGGCGACATGCTGGTGCCGGGCGGAGCGCTGATGGAGATCATCTCGCTGGATGAGATCTGGGTGAGCGCATGGGTCGATGAAACGGCGATCTCCAAAGTCGCGGCGGGACAAATGGCGCGCATCGTTTTCCGCTCCGAGAGCGACAAAAACTATCCCGGCATGGTATCGCGCATCGGACGTGAGACGGATCGCGAGACGCGCGAGTTCCTCGTCGATGTGCGCGTGAACGAGCTGCCGAAGAACTGGACCATCGGCCAGCGGGCGGAGGTTTACATCCAAACGGAGCAAGCGCGACCATGA
- a CDS encoding helix-turn-helix transcriptional regulator, with product MPSIPDNHEAHDYAERIRKRLPRKLQELREACGLSKYALWQKTGVSRDMIGRIEGGDSIPTFHVGARLAYGVDKTLQEFIGTMEDE from the coding sequence ATGCCCTCGATACCTGACAACCACGAAGCCCATGATTACGCCGAGCGCATCCGCAAGCGGCTGCCGCGCAAGCTCCAAGAGCTGCGGGAAGCTTGCGGCTTGAGCAAGTATGCACTGTGGCAGAAGACCGGTGTTTCGCGCGACATGATTGGCCGTATCGAGGGTGGCGACTCCATTCCCACGTTCCACGTCGGGGCACGGCTGGCGTATGGCGTGGACAAGACACTCCAGGAGTTCATCGGCACGATGGAGGATGAGTAG
- a CDS encoding sulfite exporter TauE/SafE family protein: MSNFTDYLASGHAWLYVPVAILLGALHGLEPGHSKTMMAAFIIAIRGTIWQAVLLGLSAAISHSLLIWVLAALALHYGGQWNAEHTEPYFHLASAAMIFGLAVWMYLRTRREVAEAHAHDHRDGHEHGHSHEHDTPPAKSDEPDQWQAHSHSHDTATVAPRLLVGETMTQSGLILPAGMAAPSAAPSRSTKQGAHGGMLLDTGHGWLEVCIFETGVPPRFRIYPCKASGEAVPLPKGTQLGIETARLDGRTQKFAFEPRDTFWEATSELPEPHEFLAVISLGHSDHAHTYRLRFTEEHHGHSHAPVAVEEPEDDGVKYQDAHERAHAQDIAKRFANRTVTTPQIVLFGITGGLMPCPAAFTILVVCLQIKKVVLGFALVAAFSFGLALTMVTVGALAAWSINHAEKRFSGFGDWMRRAPYISCALLVLLAAFMAWQGWQGLSQPHPH, translated from the coding sequence ATGAGCAACTTCACCGACTACCTCGCCAGCGGCCACGCCTGGCTTTACGTCCCCGTCGCCATCCTGCTCGGTGCCTTGCATGGGCTGGAGCCGGGACATTCCAAAACGATGATGGCCGCCTTCATCATCGCCATCCGTGGCACCATCTGGCAGGCGGTGCTGCTCGGCCTCTCCGCCGCCATCTCCCACTCTTTACTCATCTGGGTGCTGGCCGCACTGGCCCTGCATTATGGCGGACAATGGAACGCGGAGCACACCGAGCCGTATTTCCACCTCGCCTCCGCCGCGATGATCTTCGGCCTCGCTGTGTGGATGTATCTCCGCACGCGGCGGGAAGTCGCCGAAGCCCACGCGCACGATCACCGCGATGGTCACGAGCACGGTCACTCGCATGAGCACGACACGCCACCGGCCAAATCAGATGAACCTGATCAATGGCAGGCGCATTCGCACTCTCACGACACCGCCACCGTAGCCCCACGTCTGCTTGTGGGTGAAACGATGACCCAGAGCGGCCTCATCCTACCCGCTGGCATGGCCGCTCCCTCTGCCGCTCCGTCTCGCAGCACCAAGCAAGGTGCGCATGGCGGCATGTTGCTCGATACCGGCCACGGCTGGCTGGAGGTCTGCATCTTTGAAACCGGCGTGCCTCCGCGCTTTCGCATCTATCCCTGCAAAGCTTCCGGTGAGGCCGTGCCGCTGCCCAAAGGCACGCAGCTCGGCATCGAAACCGCCCGCCTGGATGGCCGCACGCAAAAGTTCGCCTTTGAGCCACGAGACACCTTCTGGGAAGCCACCAGCGAGCTGCCGGAGCCGCACGAGTTTCTTGCTGTCATCAGTCTCGGTCACAGCGACCACGCCCACACCTATCGTCTGCGCTTCACCGAGGAGCATCACGGTCACAGCCATGCCCCCGTTGCCGTCGAAGAACCCGAAGACGACGGCGTGAAATACCAAGACGCTCACGAACGCGCCCATGCGCAGGACATCGCCAAGCGCTTCGCCAACCGCACCGTCACTACGCCGCAGATTGTCTTGTTTGGCATCACTGGCGGCCTCATGCCTTGTCCTGCTGCCTTCACGATCTTGGTCGTGTGTCTTCAAATCAAAAAAGTCGTCCTCGGCTTCGCCCTCGTTGCCGCCTTCAGCTTTGGCCTCGCCTTGACCATGGTCACCGTCGGAGCCCTCGCCGCGTGGAGCATCAACCACGCCGAGAAGCGCTTCAGCGGCTTTGGCGACTGGATGCGCCGTGCGCCCTACATCTCCTGTGCGCTGCTCGTCCTCCTCGCCGCCTTCATGGCATGGCAGGGCTGGCAGGGACTTTCCCAGCCGCACCCGCACTGA